One window of the Salvia miltiorrhiza cultivar Shanhuang (shh) chromosome 6, IMPLAD_Smil_shh, whole genome shotgun sequence genome contains the following:
- the LOC130989363 gene encoding bifunctional protein FolD 2-like isoform X1 translates to MSDHKVTIIDGKAVAQTIRSEIAAEVCRLSETYGKVPGLAVVIVGQRKDSQSYVNMKRKACAEVGIKSIDLDLPENVSESELISKVHELNVNPDVHGILVQLPLPKHINEEKILTEISLGKDVDGFHPLNIGKLAMKGRDPLFVPCTPKGCIELLTRHGITIKGKNAVVVGRSNIVGLPVSLLLLKEDATVTIVHSRTKEPESIVRNADIIIAAAGQAAMIKGSWIKPGAAVIDVGTNAVDDPSKKSGYRLVGDVDFQEACKTAGCITKVPGGVGPMTVAMLLKNTLDGAKRVIEG, encoded by the exons ATGTCGGATCACAAGGTCACTATAATCGACGGCAAAGCAGTCGCCCAAACAATCCGATCGGAGATCGCCGCCGAAGTCTGCCGCCTCTCCGAAACGTACGGcaag GTTCCTGGTCTAGCTGTTGTGATTGTGGGGCAAAGGAAGGATTCACAGAGCTATGTGAATATGAAAAGGAAAGCTTGTGCAGAAGTTGGAATCAAGTCGATTGATTTGGACCTACCAGAGAATGTATCCGAATCTGAATTGATTAGCAAAGTTCATGAACTGAATGTAAATCCTGATGTTCATG GTATACTGGTTCAGCTCCCGTTGCCTAAACATATAAACGAAGAGAAAATTTTAACTGAGATATCTCTGGGAAAGGATGTGGATGGATTTCACCCTCTGAACATTGGTAAATTAGCAATGAAAGGCAGAGATCCTCTGTTTGTCCCGTGCACCCCAAAG GGTTGCATCGAGCTTCTAACCCGCCATGGCATTACTATTAAGGGAAAGAATGCTGTTGTGGTAGGTCGGAGTAACATAGTTGGTTTGCCGGTTTCCCTACTCCTCCTAAAGGAAGATGCTACCGTCACTATAGTCCATTCTCGTACCAAAGAACCCGAGAGCATTGTTCGAAATGCTGACATTATCATCGCTGCTGCAGGACAAGCAGCAATG ATCAAGGGCAGTTGGATCAAACCCGGTGCTGCAGTAATCGATGTGGGAACCAATGCTGTGGATGATCCTAGTAAGAAATCTGGTTATCGGCTTGTTGGGGATGTAGATTTTCAAGAAGCATGTAAGACGGCCGGATGCATCACTAAGGTTCCCGGTGGTGTCGGGCCGATGACAGTTGCCATGTTGCTAAAGAACACTTTGGATGGAGCTAAGAGAGTAATAGAGGGTTAG
- the LOC130989363 gene encoding bifunctional protein FolD 2-like isoform X2, with translation MKRKACAEVGIKSIDLDLPENVSESELISKVHELNVNPDVHGILVQLPLPKHINEEKILTEISLGKDVDGFHPLNIGKLAMKGRDPLFVPCTPKGCIELLTRHGITIKGKNAVVVGRSNIVGLPVSLLLLKEDATVTIVHSRTKEPESIVRNADIIIAAAGQAAMIKGSWIKPGAAVIDVGTNAVDDPSKKSGYRLVGDVDFQEACKTAGCITKVPGGVGPMTVAMLLKNTLDGAKRVIEG, from the exons ATGAAAAGGAAAGCTTGTGCAGAAGTTGGAATCAAGTCGATTGATTTGGACCTACCAGAGAATGTATCCGAATCTGAATTGATTAGCAAAGTTCATGAACTGAATGTAAATCCTGATGTTCATG GTATACTGGTTCAGCTCCCGTTGCCTAAACATATAAACGAAGAGAAAATTTTAACTGAGATATCTCTGGGAAAGGATGTGGATGGATTTCACCCTCTGAACATTGGTAAATTAGCAATGAAAGGCAGAGATCCTCTGTTTGTCCCGTGCACCCCAAAG GGTTGCATCGAGCTTCTAACCCGCCATGGCATTACTATTAAGGGAAAGAATGCTGTTGTGGTAGGTCGGAGTAACATAGTTGGTTTGCCGGTTTCCCTACTCCTCCTAAAGGAAGATGCTACCGTCACTATAGTCCATTCTCGTACCAAAGAACCCGAGAGCATTGTTCGAAATGCTGACATTATCATCGCTGCTGCAGGACAAGCAGCAATG ATCAAGGGCAGTTGGATCAAACCCGGTGCTGCAGTAATCGATGTGGGAACCAATGCTGTGGATGATCCTAGTAAGAAATCTGGTTATCGGCTTGTTGGGGATGTAGATTTTCAAGAAGCATGTAAGACGGCCGGATGCATCACTAAGGTTCCCGGTGGTGTCGGGCCGATGACAGTTGCCATGTTGCTAAAGAACACTTTGGATGGAGCTAAGAGAGTAATAGAGGGTTAG
- the LOC130990849 gene encoding protein COFACTOR ASSEMBLY OF COMPLEX C SUBUNIT B CCB2, chloroplastic-like, which translates to MTEILYLSLAARAWLRERWLMNVRGIPGLDESYLPRYIGYGFGALLVLNHFLGSDSSSITPAQLRTEALGLSLASFSAVVPYLGKFLKGATPTTQKNIPEGVEQIFVMSLDIAADLKKDLAWGTYVLLRNTNSISVKVNASFILTESSLQMVKHFSLVALVKCVNNSDSELKEMVPVGTRSLLVQPIREACELSSSQTGMRKGFILLASGIDYAFTDKDKAWIASIANKFSENVECVP; encoded by the exons ATGACTGAAATTCTTTACCTTAGCTTGGCTGCGAGAGCTTGGCTGCGAGAGAGGTGGTTGATGAATGTGAGAG GGATACCTGGATTGGACGAATCTTACTTGCCCAGATACATAGGATATGGATTTGGGGCGCTCTTAGTGTTAAATCATTTTCTGGGCTCCGATTCTTCATCCATCACTCCAGCTCAGCTC AGGACGGAGGCATTAGGACTTTCTCTTGCATCGTTTTCTGCAGTTGTGCCGTATCTTGGAAAATTTCTCAAG GGGGCTACTCCAACAACTCAAAAAAACATCCCTGAAGGTGTTGAGCAAATCTTTGTCATGTCACTGGATATTGCTGCTGACTTGAAGAAAGATTTGGCTTGGGGAACATACGTCTTGTTGCGTAATACAAACTCAATATCAGTG AAAGTAAATGCTTCCTTTATCCTCACTGAATCTAGTTTACAAATGGTCAAACATTTCTCATTAGTTGCATTGGTGAAATGCGTAAATAATTCAGATTCGGAATTGAAGGAGATGGTTCCCGTGGGGACTAGGTCTCTCCTTGTCCAACCTATTCGAGAAGCTTGTGAATTAAGCTCCAGTCAAACAGGGATGAGGAAGGGTTTCATCCTGTTGGCTTCTGGAATCGACTATGCATTTACTGATAAAGACAAAGCATGGATAGCTTCCATTGCCAACAAATTTAGTG AAAACGTGGAATGTGTTCCGTGA